The following coding sequences are from one Eucalyptus grandis isolate ANBG69807.140 chromosome 11, ASM1654582v1, whole genome shotgun sequence window:
- the LOC104427138 gene encoding protein ACCELERATED CELL DEATH 6, with protein MNNALAAVQATEGQDPAKTYADARKLADVIERADAEEFISEIKTIANQTDPSAIFNFSGLWSGSLLHIAAAAKKYDILRLLLDHVSDHLIAAQNEWGDTPLHMAAKAGGSRAATMLICRARDLPNVEGNNRILRMKNKHGNTALHEAVFNGHVNMVRLLLREDLEPVYWKNVAGKSPLYLALDTNNSAIHEVLFSLSLEPSRIEGMPPVHGAIVRWDDELVAKILQWNKKLFAMIDSGGYNVFHLGAYIKWSPVFDILLPEIEYLARERDMNGDLPIHIAAKRGHVNLIKKLYPVSQLPNGQGQTVLHVAAKFGRASAVRQILRHPELGEHINAMDHDGNTPLHLAAMHAQPAALIHLLQDKRIRLTTSNNICLTAYNIAVECMAREHTIRNELAYMVLACSDIWESSVSDRDTLILRPEARDEKLVSPETKPDRDATRDFVNSRMVVAMLVATVTFAAGFAVPGGFNGSDMASKGDQGMATMLDKRMFQAFVICNTIAMFCSMIVVVILYLVRLNDVGAVASAYANSTLPLIIALPAMSVAFLTGVTLTISKLPWLANAIFYLGLVFLLIISVASLLQFPPLLVIGGLCCRRLVLGIILIYISLWGVDTSVYNDASKSKTNDSTAAKCGEAPHPPNH; from the exons ATGAATAATGCATTGGCAGCTGTGCAAGCCACAGAGGGACAAGATCCAGCAAAAACGTATGCAGATGCTCGAAAACTGGCTGACGTCATCGAACGCGCTGACGCGGAAGAGTTCATTTCCGAGATCAAAACGATAGCCAATCAAACCGATCCGTCTGCTATTTTCAATTTCTCGGGCCTATGGAGTGGTTCACTGCTCCACATTGCAGCAGCCGCCAAAAAGTACGACATCCTAAGGCTTCTGCTTGATCATGTTAGTGACCACCTCATAGCAGCCCAAAATGAATGGGGAGATACCCCACTCCACATGGCCGCTAAGGCGGGGGGATCTAGAGCCGCCACGATGTTGATTTGCCGGGCAAGAGACTTGCCCAATGTTGAGGGCAATAATCGGATCCTGAGGATGAAGAACAAACATGGAAACACTGCCTTGCACGAGGCCGTGTTCAATGGTCACGTCAACATGGTGCGCCTCTTGTTGAGAGAAGATTTGGAGCCTGTGTACTGGAAGAACGTGGCTGGGAAATCTCCCCTTTACCTGGCCCTCGACACCAACAACTCCGCTATACATGAGGTTTTATTTTCACTCTCGCTCGAACCATCAAGGATAGAAGGCATGCCGCCCGTTCATGGTGCTATTGTACGTTGGGACGATG AATTAGTCGCCAAGATACTCCAATGGAACAAGAAGCTATTTGCAATGATTGACTCAGGAGGGTACAATGTATTCCATTTAGGTGCTTACATCAAGTGGTCCCCAGTATTCGATATCTTACTACCAGAAATTGAATATTTGGCCCGAGAACGGGACATGAATGGGGATCTTCCCATTCATATAGCGGCCAAGAGGGGCCATGTTAACCTAATCAAAAAGCTATATCCAGTATCGCAATTGCCAAATGGACAAGGACAAACCGTTCTTCATGTCGCAGCAAAATTTGGAAGAGCTTCAGCGGTGAGACAAATACTCAGACATCCAGAACTGGGAGAGCACATAAATGCAATGGATCATGATGGAAATACACCTTTGCACTTGGCTGCGATGCATGCACAACCCGCTGCTTTGATTCATCTTTTGCAGGATAAAAGAATTCGACTCACCACTTCCAACAACATATGCTTGACCGCTTACAACATTGCTGTAGAATGCATGGCAAGGGAGCATACAATTCGGAAT GAATTGGCATACATGGTGTTGGCTTGCTCGGACATTTGGGAATCTTCAGTTTCTGACAGAGACACGCTCATACTTCGACCGGAAGCTCGAGATGAAAAGCTTGTCTCGCCCGAAACGAAGCCAGACAGGGATGCAACCAGGGATTTTGTCAATTCCCGTATGGTGGTGGCAATGCTTGTGGCTACTGTGACTTTTGCAGCTGGTTTCGCAGTTCCTGGAGGATTTAACGGCTCGGACATGGCCTCCAAAGGTGACCAGGGCATGGCTACGATGCTGGACAAGAGAATGTTCCAGGCTTTCGTGATTTGCAACACCATCGCAATGTTCTGCTCAATGATCGTCGTTGTCATACTCTACTTGGTGCGGCTAAATGACGTCGGAGCTGTGGCATCTGCATACGCGAACTCAACACTGCCACTAATAATTGCACTCCCGGCAATGTCGGTTGCTTTCTTAACTGGTGTCACCTTGACCATTAGCAAACTCCCTTGGCTTGCCAACgccatattttatttgggacttgTTTTCCTCCTCATTATCTCAGTTGCTTCATTGTTACAGTTCCCTCCCTTACTTGTGATAGGCGGCCTTTGTTGTCGTCGTCTGGTGCTTGGGATTATTCTCATTTACATTTCTTTGTGGGGAGTTGACACATCCGTTTATAATGATGCCAGTAAATCAAAGACCAATGACTCGACGGCAGCGAAATGTGGGGAGGCGCCACATCCTCCAAATCACTGA